One Desulfovibrio litoralis DSM 11393 genomic window, CAGCTTCAACGAGCTGTTTTTTGGCTTCTTCTGCATCTTGTTTAGATACAGCTTCTTTAATAGAAGCAGGAGCACCGTCAACTTTGTCTTTTGCTATTAACTCCTCGATTTTTTGAGTAAATTTTGAGATATACATTTATATCCCTACTAATATTGAACCCTTATCTTTTAATAAGCCTTTAATTTATCAATTCTTCTCGTTAATTCATTGGAATAATGCTTCCCTAATCTGGCACTGTTTTCTTTTACCCATTTAGATAAAAAGATTGAGCCGGTGCGTTCTGCTGTTGGAATATGCAAAAGGTTATCCATCAAGCTTCTTATTTCGTCTTTGGTAATAAACACATCACCAATTATTTTTCCTATAGCAACAGACAATGCATAAGCAAGGCTGGGAGGAAAAGGGACAATAGCTCTTTTACAGCCTATCTCGTCGCCAATCATTTTTACTAAATCTTTATATTTAAAATCCTCAGGTCCAACAGCAGGAAAAACTCCATTAGTGCGAGATTCTCCTTGTTCTACCGCAATATCCGCAAGATCATCAACATGAATAGGCTGAATGTAGTAGCTACCATCACCAAAACACGGAAAAACAGGTAACTTACGCAAGGTCCACGCAATATTATTAATCAGTATATCTTCATCTCCAAATAACACCGTGGGCTGTAAAACGGCATAACTTAACCCGGAGTTCTCTAGGGCTTGTTCCAGTTTGGCTTTTCCTTGAAAATATTCAAAAGGAGAATTCAAACTCGCATTAGAAATACTCACATGCACAAAACGTTTAACTCCTGCATCTTTGGCAGCCTTAAAAAGAGTAAGCGTATTTTCTACAGCATCTGCATGATTGAATCTTTTATGATTAAACCTAACCCAATATGTATTATACACAACGTCAACACCCTCTAAAGATTGTGTTAATGCCGCTAAATTATCAAAATTAAAAGGGTATGCTTTTATTTTTCCCTGCAATGGGCTTTTTCTATTTGGGGAGTTTGTCAAGGTAATAACTTCATGCCCTTTTGATAAAAGGCGTTCAGAGATATAACGTCCTGAAAATCCAAAGGCACCAGTAACAGCGTGTTTTTGATTAGTCTCCATAAAAGCCCTTATATTACCTTAGTTTTATTGATTATGACAAGTTATAGAATATCGTTTTATTGAAATCATGTGAATTTCCTCTAAAACAGCCTCATTGCAAAGCTCCGTTTTGCGTTATTTTCTGTAATAGTCTTAAAATATACAATGCTTTAATACACCGTTTTTTTGCCTATAACAACAAAAAAGAGACAGGCTCTCACCTGTCTCTAATAATACTAAATTAATCAAATTGAAATTACTTAATTTCAACTTCAGCGCCAGCTTCAACGAGCTGTTTTTTGGCTTCTTCTGCATCTTGTTTAGATACAGCTTCTTTAATAGAAGCAGGAGCACCGTCAACTTTGTCTTTTGCTTCTTTAAGTCCAAGACCTGTAAGAGCACGAACAACTTTGATAACGCCGATTTTGTTAGCGCCTGAAGCTTTAAGAATAACATCAAATTCTGTTTTTTCTTCTTCAGCAGGAGCACCAGCACCGGCAGCAGGAGCTGCCATCATTGCCATTGCAGGAGCAGCAGCAGAAACACCAAATTTTTCTTCTAACTCTTTAATAAGTTCAGAGAGTTCTAACACGGTCATATTTGAAATAAATTCAATAACTTGTTCTTTAGTAACAGACATTTTCTTCTCCTTGGAAGATTTAGAAATATTAAAAAACTTTGCTTAACTTTAAATCTTTAAAACAAACGACAACTAAGCGTTGGTAGCCTTTTTCTCTTCTATTGCTTTTAAAGCATAGAGCATACCACGAATTACGTTTGCAAATAAAGACACAAAATTAGTTGGTACAGCGTTCATTGTACCAAGCACCTGAGCCAAGAGTTCCTGTCTGCCCGGAAGCTTGGATAAAGCTTCTAACTGAGCAACACTAAGGAACTGTCCTTCAAGGCTGGCGTGGCGGATTTTGAGCGTTTTACTGGTTTTTACAAACTCAGTAACAACTTTAGCGAGAGCAACGGGATCAGCTGATCCTAATGCTACTGCACAGTTTTCTTTAAAGTTGTCTTTTATAACGTCATGAGGACCGTCAGTGAGTGCAAGCTTTGCGAGAGTATTTTTAACGACACATAGGTCGCCATTTTGTTCACGCAGCTTAACTCTAAGACGAGTCATTTCTTCCACCGGCATACCCTTGAAGTCGGTCACTACAGCGATTGATGCTTTATCGGCTTTTGACTTAATTGCATCAATAATTGTAGCTTTTTCAGACCTGTTCATATTTGTCTCCTGGGGTGTGTAAAACACACTAGCCTTTAATAAAATTAAAGACTGTTCACTGATTTAATAAAAAATCAGCTGCCTAAGGTGGAAGTTGCTAAGCCAAAGTTCTGTCTCGGCAGGAAATTAAGAATATATAAATATTCACCTGCTTTCTTCAACTAGCTACTTCCTGTATCTGCCAATAAAGCTCAAACAAAAGATTAACTTTTGTAAAGCCCTACTTTAACAACAAAGGTTATTTTAAAACTATTTCTTGTATTTCATATTTCAAAAAAACAAAAAATGAAATTCTAAAACAACCTCTGAGGATAAAGCAGTTTAAATATATTAACCTTCTATAAACTTACGAATCACAGTAGGGTCAACTTTAAAGCCGGGTCCCATGGTTGTTGAAACAGCCATTTTCTGCATATAAGTACCTTTAGCAGAAGAAGGCTTTAAACGATTTACTGAGTCAAGTAAGGCTTTAAGGTTGTCTAAAATCTTTTCTGAACCAAAGCTGACTTTGCCTAAAGGAGCGTGTAAAACGCCGGCTTTATCAACTTTAAATTCAACACGACCGGCTTTAACTTCTTTAACGGCGTTAGCAACATCAAAGGTTACGGTTCCTGTTTTGGCGTTTGGCATAAGTCCTCTTGGTCCTAAAATACGACCAACTTGACCAACTAAAGCCATAACGTCAGGGGTTGCTATTACAGAATCAAAGTTGATGTTACCTTCTTTAATTTGGGCAACAAGTTCTTCTGCTCCTGCAATATCAGCACCGGCGGCTTTCGCTTCTGCTTCTTTATCGCCTTTACAAAAAACTGCAACACGTACTGTTTTTCCGAGTCCGTGAGGTAGTGCGCAAGCACCTCTTACCATTTGATCTGAATATTTTGGGTCAACCCCGAGACATAGAGCTACGTCAACGGTTTCATCGAACTTTACAAAAGAAGAACCGACAGCCTTGCTAACAGCTTCTTCTATATTAAGTTTTTCTAAACTCTCTTGACCTTCTATTGCTTTGCGGTATTTTTTTCCATGCTTGGGCATTATACTTTCCTTCGTTCACAATCTCCTGCTAAAACTTATAACATCTGCATTTACATAGCTATAGATTATCCAGCAGTACAGTTGATTAAAACGCTATTTAACTTCAATACCCATACTTCTGGCTGTGCCGAGTATGGATTTTTTAGCAGCATCAAGATCTTTTGCAGTAAGATCGGGTAATTTAAGAGCTGCTATTTCCTCAAGCTGTTTTTCGGTAATGCTACCAACTTTATTACGGTTAGGTTCGCCTGAACCTTTTTCCAACTTAGCTGCTTTAGCAAGTAAAACAGACGCAGGAGGGGTTTTGGTAATAAAGCTAAAAGAACGGTCATGGTAAACAGTGATTACAACAGGGGTAATAACACCTTTTTGATCAGCTGTTTTAGCATTAAACGCCTTACAAAACTCCATAATATTAAGACCATGCTGACCAAGCGCTGGACCTACCGGCGGCGAAGGGTTAGCTATTCCGCCCGGAATTTGAAGTTTTATTTTGGCAACTTCTTTCTTAGCCATTATATTTCCTTTATATTCTGTTTATAATTATGTAACTCATAAAAAAAACAGATTAAAAACCTAACTTATTGTAAAAACAATATGAAGGCAAAAACAGGTTATTAAACGCCGAGTTTTCCCTCTTTAGGATTAGCCTTTATTAACTTGTACAAAATCAAGCTCAACGGGGGTTTGACGTCCAAAGATAGAAACGCTTACGCGTAATTTACCTTTATCATAGTTAACGTCTTCGACAACTCCGTTAAACCCGCCAAAAGGTCCGTCAATAACTCTAACTTCATCACCATGTTCAAAGTTAAACTTAGGACGTGGTTGTTCTTGGCGACTTTCCATAGTGGAAAGTAATTGCATAGCTTCGCTTTCAGGCATAGGAGCTGGGCGATTTTTTCCACCAATAAAACCGGTAACCTTTGGAATGCTTTGTACTAAATGCCAAGAATGGTCTGTCATAACCATTTTTACCATTACATAGCCTGGATACAGCTTGCGAGTGGAAGTCTTTTTCGCACCCTTAACAAGCTCAACGACTTTCTCGACAGGTACAACGACCTCTTCGATCAGTCCGCCATCTTGACCCGTTCGCATTATCTCACGGATAGTCTGCACAACTCGGTTTTCAAAACCTGAATAAGTGTGTACAATATACCAACGTGAGCTTGGTGAGCTTTGGACATCATCGTTCATCATTATAACTCTGGCTTAAGGGCTGTAAAAACAAGCAACTTCAACAGAAGAAGCTCTCAAGACAAGCTATTTCTAGCTTAACTCACTTTTAACTTAATATAAAACTAACTTAAGGACGAGATAATCCAATTTATTAAGTTAAACAATCCAAAGTCTACAATACCTAGATACACGGTCATGAAAAGAACAAAACCGAGTACGGCGAAAGTAGTTACTTTTATCTCCGGCTTAGTTGGCCAAGTAACCTTTTTGATTTCAGACACTGAGCCTCTATAAAACTCACCGGCAGATTCAAACCAAGACTTTTCTGTCTTAGATGAATTATTGTGGGATTTGTCTTTATCTTTGGTTGCCGCCATAATTGCCTCTACTTAAAAATTAAATGGCAGGACAGGAGGGATTTGAACCCCCAGCCCGCGGTTTTGGAGACCGCTGCTCTACCGTTAGAGCTACTGTCCTGCACTATAGAAAACTACTTAGTCTCTCTGTGAACTGTAACTTTATTATCCCAAGGACAAAACTTTTTCAGTTCAAGACGACCTGTAGTATTTTTCTTGTTTTTAGAAGTAGCATAGTTACGACGCTTACACTCAGTGCAGGCAAGCAGAATATTAACTCGCATGATTACTCCAATATCTCAGAAACAACACCAGCACCAACAGTACGTCCACCTTCACGAATAGCAAAGCGTAAACCTTGTTCCATCGCGATTGGTACAATAAGATCAACTGTAAATACAGAGTTATCACCAGGCATAATCATTTCTACGCCTTCAGGAAGAGCGATAATACCGGTAACGTCTGTAGTACGGAAGTAAAACTGAGGACGATAACCTGTAAAGAATGGAGTATGACGTCCGCCTTCTTCTTTAGAGAGAACGTAAACTTCTGCTTTGAATTTTTTGTGAGGAGTAATTGATTTAGGAGCAGCCAATACTTGACCACGTTCAACGTCTTCACGCTTAACACCACGGATAAGAGCACCAATGTTATCACCGGCTTCACCGCGATCAAGCAGCTTACGGAACATTTCAACACCGGTACAGGTGGTTTTAACAGTATCTTTAATACCAACGATTTCGATTTCGTCGCCAACTTTGATTATACCGCGTTCTACACGACCGGTAACAACAGTACCACGACCAGAAATAGAAAATACGTCTTCGATAGGCATCAAGAAAGGCTTATCAATATCACGAACAGGCTCAGGAATGAAACTGTCGCAAGCGTCTAAAAGTTCAACGATAGGTTTGGCTTCAGCAGAGTTAGGATCGCTAGTTTCAAGACCTTTTAAAGCTGAACCACGGATAACAGGAATGTCATCACCAGGGTAGCCATAGCTTGAAAGAAGTTCACGAACTTCCATTTCAACAAGCATCAACAA contains:
- a CDS encoding NAD(P)H-binding protein, which gives rise to METNQKHAVTGAFGFSGRYISERLLSKGHEVITLTNSPNRKSPLQGKIKAYPFNFDNLAALTQSLEGVDVVYNTYWVRFNHKRFNHADAVENTLTLFKAAKDAGVKRFVHVSISNASLNSPFEYFQGKAKLEQALENSGLSYAVLQPTVLFGDEDILINNIAWTLRKLPVFPCFGDGSYYIQPIHVDDLADIAVEQGESRTNGVFPAVGPEDFKYKDLVKMIGDEIGCKRAIVPFPPSLAYALSVAIGKIIGDVFITKDEIRSLMDNLLHIPTAERTGSIFLSKWVKENSARLGKHYSNELTRRIDKLKAY
- the rplL gene encoding 50S ribosomal protein L7/L12, producing the protein MSVTKEQVIEFISNMTVLELSELIKELEEKFGVSAAAPAMAMMAAPAAGAGAPAEEEKTEFDVILKASGANKIGVIKVVRALTGLGLKEAKDKVDGAPASIKEAVSKQDAEEAKKQLVEAGAEVEIK
- the rplJ gene encoding 50S ribosomal protein L10 produces the protein MNRSEKATIIDAIKSKADKASIAVVTDFKGMPVEEMTRLRVKLREQNGDLCVVKNTLAKLALTDGPHDVIKDNFKENCAVALGSADPVALAKVVTEFVKTSKTLKIRHASLEGQFLSVAQLEALSKLPGRQELLAQVLGTMNAVPTNFVSLFANVIRGMLYALKAIEEKKATNA
- the rplA gene encoding 50S ribosomal protein L1, translating into MPKHGKKYRKAIEGQESLEKLNIEEAVSKAVGSSFVKFDETVDVALCLGVDPKYSDQMVRGACALPHGLGKTVRVAVFCKGDKEAEAKAAGADIAGAEELVAQIKEGNINFDSVIATPDVMALVGQVGRILGPRGLMPNAKTGTVTFDVANAVKEVKAGRVEFKVDKAGVLHAPLGKVSFGSEKILDNLKALLDSVNRLKPSSAKGTYMQKMAVSTTMGPGFKVDPTVIRKFIEG
- the rplK gene encoding 50S ribosomal protein L11, with amino-acid sequence MAKKEVAKIKLQIPGGIANPSPPVGPALGQHGLNIMEFCKAFNAKTADQKGVITPVVITVYHDRSFSFITKTPPASVLLAKAAKLEKGSGEPNRNKVGSITEKQLEEIAALKLPDLTAKDLDAAKKSILGTARSMGIEVK
- the nusG gene encoding transcription termination/antitermination protein NusG, which translates into the protein MNDDVQSSPSSRWYIVHTYSGFENRVVQTIREIMRTGQDGGLIEEVVVPVEKVVELVKGAKKTSTRKLYPGYVMVKMVMTDHSWHLVQSIPKVTGFIGGKNRPAPMPESEAMQLLSTMESRQEQPRPKFNFEHGDEVRVIDGPFGGFNGVVEDVNYDKGKLRVSVSIFGRQTPVELDFVQVNKG
- the secE gene encoding preprotein translocase subunit SecE is translated as MAATKDKDKSHNNSSKTEKSWFESAGEFYRGSVSEIKKVTWPTKPEIKVTTFAVLGFVLFMTVYLGIVDFGLFNLINWIISSLS
- the rpmG gene encoding 50S ribosomal protein L33 codes for the protein MRVNILLACTECKRRNYATSKNKKNTTGRLELKKFCPWDNKVTVHRETK
- the tuf gene encoding elongation factor Tu, which codes for MGKEKFARTKPHVNIGTIGHIDHGKTTLTAAITKVAGLLGNGKFVDYNQIDKAPEEKERGITISTSHVEYETAKRHYAHVDCPGHADYIKNMITGAAQMDGGILVVAATDGPMPQTREHILLARQVGVPSLVVFMNKCDMVEDEELLMLVEMEVRELLSSYGYPGDDIPVIRGSALKGLETSDPNSAEAKPIVELLDACDSFIPEPVRDIDKPFLMPIEDVFSISGRGTVVTGRVERGIIKVGDEIEIVGIKDTVKTTCTGVEMFRKLLDRGEAGDNIGALIRGVKREDVERGQVLAAPKSITPHKKFKAEVYVLSKEEGGRHTPFFTGYRPQFYFRTTDVTGIIALPEGVEMIMPGDNSVFTVDLIVPIAMEQGLRFAIREGGRTVGAGVVSEILE